GGTGCCCTTGAATTCCTCGTAGATCACCTCGTCCATCTTCGAACCGGTTTCCACCAGCGCAGTGGCGAGGATGGTCAGGCTGCCGCCTTCCTCGATGTTACGCGCGGCGCCGAAGAAGCGCTTGGGCTTCTCCAGCGCGTGGGCGTCGACACCACCGGTGAGCACCTTGCCGGAGCTGGGGATCACGGTGTTGTAGGCGCGCGCCAGACGGGTGATGGAGTCGAGCAGGATGACCACGTCCTTCTTGTGCTCGACCAGGCGCTTGGCCTTCTCGATCACCATCTCGGCGACCTGCACGTGACGGGTCGGCGGCTCGTCGAAGGTGGAGGCGACCACCTCGCCGCGCACGGTGCGCTGCATCTCGGTCACTTCTTCCGGGCGCTCGTCGATCAAGAGGACGATCAGATGGCACTCGGGATTGTTGCGGGTGATGTTGCTGGCAATGTTCTGCAGCATGATCGTCTTGCCCGCCTTCGGCGGGGCGACGATCAGGCCGCGCTGGCCCTTGCCGATAGGCGCAGTCAGGTCGATCACGCGACCGGTGAGGTCCTCGGTGGAGCCGTTGCCGGCCTCCATCTTCAGGCGCTCATTGGGGAACAACGGCGTAAGGTTCTCGAACAGGATCTTGTTCTTCGCGTTTTCCGGCCGATCGTAGTTGATCGAGTCGACCTTGAGCAGGGCGAAGTAACGCTCACCTTCCTTCGGCGGGCGAATCTTGCCGACGATGCTGTCGCCGGTGCGCAAGTTGAAACGGCGGATCTGGCTGGGCGACACGTAGATATCGTCCGGGCCGGCCAGGTAGGAAGAATCCGCGGAGCGCAGGAAGCCGAAACCGTCCTGGAGAATCTCCAGCACGCCATCACCGGAGATTTCCTCGCCGCTTTTCGCGTGCTTCTTGAGCAGGGAGAAAATCACGTCCTGCTTGCGCGAACGGGCCATGTTGTCGATGCCCATCTGTTCGGCCATTTCCAGCAGTTCGGTGATGGGCTTTTGCTTGAGTTCAGTCAGATTCATAGAGAGAGTCAGGAAGGATGTAGAAAGCGATTAGCTTGAGAAGCCGCGCAGCAGGAGACGAACGGATTCGTTGTGCTTTATGAGGCTGAAGTGCGTCGGCGACGGCATGCAGAGGGCGACGGAAGAATGCGTCGCGAGGCCGAATTTAGCACCGTGCAGGCGCAGCGTCCACCCTGCCGATGAAAAAAGCCCCCGCGTCTGCGGGGGCTTTTCGAGTGAACCCGGAAGGCTCGGAACTCAGATATTGCTGTCGAGGAACGCCGCCAATTGCGACTTGGACAGCGCGCCGACCTTGGTCGCCTCGACGTTGCCGTTCTTGAACAGCATCAGCGTCGGAATGCCGCGCACGCCGTACTTCGGCGGGGTTTCCTGGTTCTCGTCGATGTTCAGCTTGCAGACCTTGAGCTTGCCTTCGTAATCCTTGGCGATCTCGTCGAGCACCGGAGCGATCATCTTGCAGGGACCGCACCACTCGGCCCAGTAATCGACCAGCACCGGGCCATCCGCCTGGAGGACGTCCTGTTCGAAGCTGGCATCGCTGACTTTGGTGATGAATTCGCTCATGGGAAGTCTCCGTGATTCGGAAGCAAAAAAGTGGCGACATCATAGCCCGGCTTCAGCCGTACCGAAAGACGCGGAACGATTGGGTCTCTCGATGGACCCGATATTCCGGGGACCGTTCCCGCCCGGCGGACCGGGCCGAAACGGAAAACGGTCCGGGCCTCAGTCGCCGAGCGTGGCGAACGCGATA
This DNA window, taken from Pseudomonas sp. FeN3W, encodes the following:
- the rho gene encoding transcription termination factor Rho; the encoded protein is MNLTELKQKPITELLEMAEQMGIDNMARSRKQDVIFSLLKKHAKSGEEISGDGVLEILQDGFGFLRSADSSYLAGPDDIYVSPSQIRRFNLRTGDSIVGKIRPPKEGERYFALLKVDSINYDRPENAKNKILFENLTPLFPNERLKMEAGNGSTEDLTGRVIDLTAPIGKGQRGLIVAPPKAGKTIMLQNIASNITRNNPECHLIVLLIDERPEEVTEMQRTVRGEVVASTFDEPPTRHVQVAEMVIEKAKRLVEHKKDVVILLDSITRLARAYNTVIPSSGKVLTGGVDAHALEKPKRFFGAARNIEEGGSLTILATALVETGSKMDEVIYEEFKGTGNLELQLDRRIAEKRVFPAININRSGTRREELLTAEDELQRIWILRKLLHPMDEIAAIEFLLDKLKDTKTNDEFFMSMKRK
- the trxA gene encoding thioredoxin TrxA gives rise to the protein MSEFITKVSDASFEQDVLQADGPVLVDYWAEWCGPCKMIAPVLDEIAKDYEGKLKVCKLNIDENQETPPKYGVRGIPTLMLFKNGNVEATKVGALSKSQLAAFLDSNI